The sequence CGAAGGCGTCCGGGTCGTCGCCGCACGGAATGGCGGAGGCGACATCGTCCTCGGTGACGAACTGCGTCGCGGCCTCGAACGCGTCCGGGTGCGGCAGTTCGGCGTTCACCTTCCAGCCCAGGCCGAACCAGCGGAACTGGGAGTGGGCGCGCTTGACCGCCGTGTCCCGGTCGGGGTCGTAGCTCACCGGCAGCTGGCCCACCCGGGGCTTGCCCTGGCCGCCGTGCCGGTCGAAGGCCTCCAGCAGGCCCGCCTTCGGCTCGGTAGCGATCACCAGGTCGGCGAGGTGCCCCGCGAGTTGGCAGGACTGCTCGCCGGAGACGGCCAGGCCGATCGGCGGCGCCTGGTCCGGCAGATCCCACAGCCGGGCCGACTCCACGTCGTAGTGCTGTCCGTGGTGGGTGACATGGCCGCCCTCGAACAGCGCGCGGATGATCTCCATCGCCTCCTCCAGCATCTCGTGCCGGACGTCCACCGGAGGCCAGCCGCCGCCCACGACGTGCTCGTTCAGGTTCTCGCCGGCGCCGAGGCCGAGCCGGAACCGGCCCTCCGACAGCAGCTGCACGGTCGCCGCCTTCTGCGCCACGACCGCCGGGTGGTAGCGCAGGATGGGACAGGTGACGTAGGTCATCAGCGGGATCCGCGAGGTGGCCTGGGCGGCGGCGCCCAGCACGCTCCACGCGTAGGAGGCATGACCCTGCGCGCGCAGCCACGGGAAGTAGTGGTCCGAGATCACCGAGAAGTCGAACCCCACCTCCTCGGCGCCCACCACGTGGTCCACCAGGTCCCGGGGACCAGCCTGCTCGGTCATCATCGTGTATCCGATTTGCACCATATCCGGCGAGTCCCCGGCTGAGCCCCGGGAAAACGGCCGATTGCGCGGGTCACTCCTCCGGTACCCGGAGCGTCCGCGGGAATGTCGTCGGCGCGATCCGGTCCGCCGCGTCGTCCCCGCTCGCGTTCCGGGCGGTGGAGCGCGGCGAGAAGCCGCGTCGGCCGCCCGGCAGCAGGCCGCGCCCGAGGGGGGCGCGCCCGTGCCGCCCCGGACCCGGCAGTGGTGGCCCGTACGCCACCGGTCCGCGCGGCCCGGCAGCCTCGCCGGGCCGGGCTTCACGTTCTCGCGCCACACGGCGACCGGGCCGGGGCCGACGCGCTCGCCGCCGGTGACGGCGGAGGCGGGCCCGTCGCGGTCCCGGCGCGAGGTGACGCGGTGGGCGGAGAGCGGTCGTCGGTCCCCGGCCGGTGTCACCGTCGTCGACGCGTGACCATGACGCGGTGGTCGGCCGCCACGACAGCGACGACCTGGCCCGCGCGGGACCTGGCCGGGAGGCGGCGCGCGGTGTCCCCGGCGGGCCGGGGATCAGTGCTGCTGGTTCTTCTGCGGCGTCAGCTCGCTCGGCCGCACCACGACGAACCCCTCGCCCTGGAACATCAGCTGCACGGCCTCCCCGGACCCGCCGCGCAGCATCGAGCCGAGGGACTGCGAGCGGTGCAGCGAGGTCTGCAGATGGGTGGTCCAGCCCACCACCGCGTCCGTGTCGACGTACACCGGCGCCTGCGCGGACACGGGGATGACCAGCGGGTTGCCCTCGCAGACCAGGCCGAGCCGGCCCTGCCCGGTGAACACGCTGTTGAACAGGCCGCCGCCGGCGATGCCCGACCCCTTCACCGTCTTGATCTCGTACGACAGCGAGGCGTCGAAACACAGGACGTTGCGGCCGTTGACGGTGAACTGGTCGCCGGGCTCGACGTCGACGATGAAGCAGTTCTGCGCCTCGTGCGCGAACCAGGCCTCGCCCCGTCCGCGCACCGCCATCAGGGGCAGCCCCTCACCGGTGACCGCACGCTTGAGCATGCCGCCGACGCCCTGTCCCTTGCGCTCGAACCTCAAGTCGCCGCGGTAGGCGACCATCGCGCCCTGCCGGGCGTACATCTCGCCGTCCACCGCGTACTTGACGCACTTGGCGTTCTCGACGCTCATTCCCGGCGCCACGGCCGGCTGCACCACGTGCTGACTGGAAAACAGATCACCCTTCATGCGGGCATGGTGTCCCGGACGGCGCCGTTCCGCCAAGATCACGGCATGCGCCGGTCCGGTCACCGTCCGGTCACTTCCCGCAGAACGCCGACTCCAGTGTCCCGGCCAGCGTGTTGAGCACCTTGGCGTTGTTGGAGGTGTTGGCCATGGCGGTGAGGGTCCGCGCGCCGTCCTTCGTGCCGAACGCGTAGGTGTAGTAGCCCTGCACCGCCCCCGTGTGCCCGTACACCGACACCCCGCAGGACAGAGTGCGCCGCCGCAGCCCGAGCCCGTACGCCGTCGTGCCGTTCACCTTGGTGAACCGCTCCATGTCGGCGAGGCGCGCGGCGGACATCAGCCTGCCCTTCAGCAGCGCGCCGTAGAAGACGTCGAGATCGCGGGCGCTGGAGATGACCGCCCCCGCGCTCTGCGCCCAGGACACGGTCTGCGCGGTCGCGTCGACCAGCGGGGCGCCCGCGGCGTCCGGCGTCAGATATCCGCGGGTGTGCCGGCCGGGGATCGCGGTCCGCGGATGGACGTAGAAGGTGTCGGTCAGCTTCAGCGGCTTGATGAGACGGTTTTGGTAGGCGGTCGCCACCGGCTGTCCGGTGAGCTTCTCCACGAGCATCCCGGCGACGACGAAGTTGGTGTTGGAGTAGGCGTAGGCGGCGCCGGGCGCGTTGGTGCGGGGCTTCTTCAGGGAGAGGGCGACCAACTGCCGGTAGGTGAACACCTTGTTGCGGACCGCCTCGAAGCCCGGGACGCTGGCGGCGAACATGTCGTCGGTGTAGTCGTACAGGCCGCTGCGGTGGCCGAGCACATGGCGGACGGTGATCCGGTCGTCCGGCAGCAGGCCCGGCAGGTAGCGGTTGACCGGCGCGTCCAGCCGGAGCCGGTGTTCGTCGGCCAGTTGGAGCAGCACCACGGTCGTGAAGGTCTTGGTGACACTGCCGATCCGGAACCGGTCGGCGGTGCCGATGGCCCGCCCGGTGGCCCGGTCGGCCACGCCGCGGGTGACCCGGTAGGTCCGGCCGTGGTCGTCGATCCGGGCCAGCGCCCCCGGCGCGCCCTGGGCCACCACCGACCTCAGCACCGCCGCCAGACCCGCGGTGTCCGGGGCCGGCAGCGCCGCCGGGGCCGGACTGCCCGGTGCCTGCCGTGCCGCCGGGGCCGGACTGCCCGGTGCCTGCCGTGCTCCCGCGGCGGCGGCCGTCCGCGTTCCGGCCGCCGCGTGCGCGGGGACCGCGAGCAGCGACAGCCCGACCGCGCCGAGAACCGCTGCCCGCCCCACCGTTGCCAAGACCATGTCGCGATTCTCTCCCACCGGTCCGGTTCCTGATGCGATATCGGTCACATTCCGCCCTGGGAACCTAGGGGATGGAAGTGACGTCCTCCCAGCCGACACACGATGAGCCATGCTGTGATCACTCTGTGGTTCTCGTATGTAAAGGATTGCCATAGAAGTTCACGAAATGGATCATTCCGGCTTTACGTGCCCATGACTGATCCGTAAGGGTTACCCCCTGGGGCCGGACCAGCCCCCGTGGCGCCCAACCGCGCCATGTCTCAAGGCGGTTGACGACCTCGACCGCCTTCGAACGAAGGAACCCTGATCAGATTGCGTAGACCGCACATACGCACCGTGGCGGTCGCCGTCGCGGTGACGACGGCAGCCACGGGCCTGGCCGGTACGGCCTTCGCGGCTCCCGCCACGGGGACGCAGCGCTCCGCCGCCTCCGCCGCCGCCTCCGACGCCGCGGTGGTGGTGGAGGCGGCGCGCACCGCGGCCTTCGCGCACGCCTCGGCGACCGGCGTCTCCAAGGGCGACGAACTGCACGCCCAGGACGTCATGATCGACCCCGAGGGCGCCCGGCACGTCCGCTTCGTCCGCACCCACGCGGGCCTGCAGGTGCTCGGTGGCGACCTCGTCGTCCACCTCGACGGCAAGCTCGGCTACACCGGCGTGACCCGCGCGGCCGACCACGCCGTCAAGCCCGCCGCCCAGGCCAGGCTGACCGCCGCCCAGGCCGCCGCGAAGGCCGCCAAGGCGGCCAAGGGCGACGCGGGCGGAGCCCAGCTCGTGGTGGACGCCCGCGCCGGCGCCTCCGCGCTCGCCTACCAGGTCACCGTCACCGCCCAGGACACCTCCCGCACGGTCGTCGTCGACGCGGTCACCGGCAAGGTGCGCAGCAACACGCCGACCCGGGACGAGTTCCTGTCGCCGAAGCTGCTCGACACCCTGCGCGACCGCGGCGAGAGCCTCGACCCGGCCACCGGCACCGGCTCCGCCGCGGCCGCCTCCGGCCTGGCCGGCTCCGGCGCCACCGGTGCCACGCGCTACCCGTCGGCCGCCAAGGGCACCGGCAAGACCCTCTTCGTGGGCAACGTCGGTCTCACCACCACGCAGACCTCGCGCGGCCACTACCAGCTCAAGGACCCGAACCGGTACGGCACCGAGACCCGGGACGCCAAGGGCTCGTACACCGAGAAGTTCAGCGCCGGCGCCAAGTTCACCAACACGAACAACGTGTGGGGCAACGGCAAGACCACCAGCCGGGTCACGGTCGCCGCCGACGCCCAGTACGGCGTGACCAAGACGCTGGACTTCTACAAGTCCACGTTCAAGCGCAAGGGCATCCGCAACAACAGCAAGGCCGCCCAGGCGATGGTCCACTGGGGCAAGAAGGTCGCCAACGCCTTCTGGGACCCCACCTGCAACTGCATGCTGTACGGCGACGGCGACGGCCAGATGTTCAAGAAGCCGCTCGTCGTCCTCGACGTCACCGGTCACGAGCTGACCCACGGCGTGGTGGAGGCGACCGCCAACCTCCAGCCGACCTTCGTCGACTCCGACGGCAACCAGTACGGCGAGCCCGGCTCGCTGAACGAGTCGCTCGCGGACATCTTCGGCTCGAACGTCGAGTTCTACGCCAAGAACGCGAAGGACACCCCGGACTACCTGGTCGGCGAGAAGCTGGGCCTCGCGCAGAAGTTCCTGCGCCGCCTGGACCACCCGTCGCTGGACAAGCTCGAGGGCACCATCGACTACTGGTCGCCGAAGGTCTACGACACCGAGGTGCACGCCGGCTCCGGTGTCTCCTCGCACGCCTACTACCTCCTCGCCGAGGGCAGCGGCAAGAAGAAGATCGGCAGCGTCACCTACAACTCGCCGACCTACCACAGCATCAAGGTCAAGGGCATCGGCCGGGCCAAGGCGACCGCCATCTACTACCGGGCGCTCACCCGCTACATGGTCTCCACCACCGACTTCCACCAGGCGCGCACCGCGACCCTGAAGGCGGCCAAGGACCTGTACGGCGCGAACAGCACCGAGTACAAGACGGTCAACACCTCGTGGTCCGCGGTCAACGTGACCGCCGCCAACACCCCGCGCGCCCGCCACTGACGGACGCCGTACCACCCAGCACCACCGGATGCCCCGCCCCGCGCGGGGCATCCGCCTGTCGGCTCCCGGGTCAGTGCAGGGTCCGCGCCCAGTCGTCGGGCACCCGCCCCGCCGGGCCCGGGACCGGCTGGCCGGCGGGACGGCTCGTCGGAGGAGCCAGCTCGGGTCCGCCGGCGCACAGCTCCTCGGTGGCGTAGTTCCAGAACCAGTCCTCGCCCGGCTCGAAACTGCGGACCACCGGGTGACCGGTCGCCCGGAAGTGGGCGGTGGCGTGCCGCGACGGGGAGTCGTCGCAGCAGCCGATGTGCCCGCACAGCGCGCAGCGGCGCAGATGGAACCACCAGCCGCCCGTCTCCTCGCACTCCACGCAGCCCGGCCCGCTCGGCGGCACGTCCGGGTCGATGCCCCCGGTTCCCACGGCGTCGTTCATCGCGGTTCCTCCCCGGACGGTCCGGCGGTCAGCGGCAGCAGCACCTGGAAGCGGGTGTCGCCGGGCACCGAGTCCACCCGCAGGGTGCCGTGGTGCTTGTCGACGACGATGCGCCAGGAGATGTCCAGGCCGAGCCCGGTGCCCTCGCCGACCGGCTTGGTGGTGAAGAACGGGTCGAAGATCCGGTCCTTGATCTCCGGCGGGATACCGGGACCGGTGTCCCGGAACTCCACGAGCAGCCGCTCGTGGTCGCGTGCCGTCCGCACGGTCAGGGTGCCTTGCCCGCCCGCGTCGTTCATCGCGGACACGGCGTTGTCCACGAGGTTGGTCCACACCTGGTTCAGTTCCGCCGGGTAGGCGGGCACCGGCGGCAGCGCGCGGTCGTAGTCCTTGACGACCTCGATGCCCGGCCCCCGCTTCCCGGACAGCATCAGCAGGGTGCTGTCGAGGAGTTCGTGCACGTCCACCACCCGGTACGACGCCCGGTCCAGCTGCGCGTACTGCTTGGCCGCGTCGACCAGGTGCGAGATGCGGGAGGTGGAGTCCTCGATCTCGTTCATCAGCAACTCGGTCTCGATCGTGTAGTTGAGCCAGCCGACCGCGTTCGGCAGGATCTCCTCGCCGACCGCCGCCGCGACCTGCTCCAGCCAGTCCGTGTCGAGTCCGGCCTGCACGAAGGCGGGCGCGAGCTGCCAGCCGTGGCCGATGCCGTGCTCCTGGAGCCAGTCGGTGAGCGCGTCCTCCCGGTCGGACGCCTCCAGCGGGCTGAGCACCGGCGCCTTCGCCACCCGCTCCGCGGTCCGCTCCTGGATCTCCACCAGTCTCGCCAGCACCTCCCGGGAGAACGGGCCCTCGGCGATCAGGCCGAGCTTGTGCCGCATCTTCGCGACCCGCTCGCGCAGCGTGGCCGTCGCCCGGACCGCTGCCGCCGCCGGGTTGTTCAGCTCGTGCGTGAGCCCCGCCGACAACGAGCCGAGCGCCAGCAGCCGTTCCCGCTGCCCGATCATCGCCTGGGTGTTCTTCGACCCGAAGAACAGGCCGTCCAGCAGGTGCACGGCCATCGGGAACCACTCGCGCATCACGTCCGCGAAGACGTCGGCCGGCAGCACGAAGAACCGCGTCGGCTCCGTGACCCGCATCGAGTTGCGGTACACCTGCCGCACCCGGTCGCCGAGGTAGGCCTGCATCGCGCCCGCGTACACCCCGCGCTGCGAGGTCCGGCTGACCTCCACGTCGTCGGCGCCGACCCGCCGGGACAGCACCACCGTGCCCTCGATCATCACGAAGAGGCAGGTGGCGGGGTCGCCCTCGGTGTACACCGGGCCGGGCTCGAACAGCTCCACCCGGCCCGCCGCGCACAGCCGGCCCAGCTGTTCGGGACGGAGCTTCTCGAACAGGAACAGCGAGCCGATCTCCCAGGGGCTGCACGGCACGATCCGCCCGCTCACGACTGCTCCAGGTACCGGTGGACGAGCATCACGGCCATGGCTCCCTCTCCGACGGCGGACGCGACCCGCTTGGCGGACTCGGCGCGCGCGTCCCCGGCGACGAACACGCCGGGGACGCTGGTCTCCAGGTGGTACGGCGGCCGGTCCAGCTCCCAGCCGGCCGGCGGCCGTCCGTCGGCGGTCAGGTCGGGCCCGGCCAGGATGAACCCGCGCTCGTCGCGCAGCACCGTCCCGTCCAGCCAGTCGGTCAGCGGGGCGGCGCCGATGAACACGAACACCCACCGGGCGTCGACCTGTTCGCGCTCGCCGGTCACCGCGTGCCGCAGCGTCAGCCGCTCCAGCCGCCCGGTGCCGTGCGCCTCGTCGACCACCGTGCGGCAGCGCACCGAGATGTTCGGGGCGTCCTCGATCTGCTGGATCAGGTAGTGCGACATCGACGCCGACAGGTCGGGACCGCGCACCAGCAGCGTCACCGACTTGGCGAACCGGGACAGGTACATCGCCGCCTGGCCGGCCGAGTTGGCGCCGCCGACGACGTATATGTCCTCTCCCTCGCAGGAGGCGGCCTCGGTCAGCGCCGAGCCGTAGAACACGCCGCAGCCCGTCAGGCCGTCGCAGCCCGCGGCCGGAAGCTGCCGGTACTGCACGCCGGTCGCGAGGATCACGCTGTGCGCGGCGATCGCCGAGCCGTCCGCGAACCGTACGATCCGGGCCGCGCCGCCGGCCTCGAGTCCCGTCACCTCGCGGGCGGTCAGGATCTCGGCGCCGAACTTGGCAGCCTGCCGCCGCGCCCGGTCGGTGAGCTGGGCGCCGGAGACGCCGTCGGGGAAGCCGAGGTAGTTCTCGATGCGGGAGCTCTGCCCGGCCTGCCCGCCGGTCGCCGACCGCTCCACCAGCACCGTCCTGAGGCCCTCGGAGGCGCCGTACACGGCCGCGCCGAGCCCGGCCGGGCCGCCGCCGATCACCACCAGGTCGTAGAAGTCGGCCGCCGGAGTCGTCGCGAGCCCCACCCGCGCCGCCAGCTCCGGCGGCTCGGGCTCGACCAGGGCCGTGCCGTCCGGG comes from Streptomyces sp. SCL15-4 and encodes:
- a CDS encoding LLM class F420-dependent oxidoreductase; the protein is MVQIGYTMMTEQAGPRDLVDHVVGAEEVGFDFSVISDHYFPWLRAQGHASYAWSVLGAAAQATSRIPLMTYVTCPILRYHPAVVAQKAATVQLLSEGRFRLGLGAGENLNEHVVGGGWPPVDVRHEMLEEAMEIIRALFEGGHVTHHGQHYDVESARLWDLPDQAPPIGLAVSGEQSCQLAGHLADLVIATEPKAGLLEAFDRHGGQGKPRVGQLPVSYDPDRDTAVKRAHSQFRWFGLGWKVNAELPHPDAFEAATQFVTEDDVASAIPCGDDPDAFVEAVRPYVEAGFGEVALVQIGGDAQREFLDWSSKTLLPALREAFG
- a CDS encoding AIM24 family protein translates to MKGDLFSSQHVVQPAVAPGMSVENAKCVKYAVDGEMYARQGAMVAYRGDLRFERKGQGVGGMLKRAVTGEGLPLMAVRGRGEAWFAHEAQNCFIVDVEPGDQFTVNGRNVLCFDASLSYEIKTVKGSGIAGGGLFNSVFTGQGRLGLVCEGNPLVIPVSAQAPVYVDTDAVVGWTTHLQTSLHRSQSLGSMLRGGSGEAVQLMFQGEGFVVVRPSELTPQKNQQH
- a CDS encoding serine hydrolase domain-containing protein, translated to MVLATVGRAAVLGAVGLSLLAVPAHAAAGTRTAAAAGARQAPGSPAPAARQAPGSPAPAALPAPDTAGLAAVLRSVVAQGAPGALARIDDHGRTYRVTRGVADRATGRAIGTADRFRIGSVTKTFTTVVLLQLADEHRLRLDAPVNRYLPGLLPDDRITVRHVLGHRSGLYDYTDDMFAASVPGFEAVRNKVFTYRQLVALSLKKPRTNAPGAAYAYSNTNFVVAGMLVEKLTGQPVATAYQNRLIKPLKLTDTFYVHPRTAIPGRHTRGYLTPDAAGAPLVDATAQTVSWAQSAGAVISSARDLDVFYGALLKGRLMSAARLADMERFTKVNGTTAYGLGLRRRTLSCGVSVYGHTGAVQGYYTYAFGTKDGARTLTAMANTSNNAKVLNTLAGTLESAFCGK
- a CDS encoding M4 family metallopeptidase translates to MAVAVAVTTAATGLAGTAFAAPATGTQRSAASAAASDAAVVVEAARTAAFAHASATGVSKGDELHAQDVMIDPEGARHVRFVRTHAGLQVLGGDLVVHLDGKLGYTGVTRAADHAVKPAAQARLTAAQAAAKAAKAAKGDAGGAQLVVDARAGASALAYQVTVTAQDTSRTVVVDAVTGKVRSNTPTRDEFLSPKLLDTLRDRGESLDPATGTGSAAAASGLAGSGATGATRYPSAAKGTGKTLFVGNVGLTTTQTSRGHYQLKDPNRYGTETRDAKGSYTEKFSAGAKFTNTNNVWGNGKTTSRVTVAADAQYGVTKTLDFYKSTFKRKGIRNNSKAAQAMVHWGKKVANAFWDPTCNCMLYGDGDGQMFKKPLVVLDVTGHELTHGVVEATANLQPTFVDSDGNQYGEPGSLNESLADIFGSNVEFYAKNAKDTPDYLVGEKLGLAQKFLRRLDHPSLDKLEGTIDYWSPKVYDTEVHAGSGVSSHAYYLLAEGSGKKKIGSVTYNSPTYHSIKVKGIGRAKATAIYYRALTRYMVSTTDFHQARTATLKAAKDLYGANSTEYKTVNTSWSAVNVTAANTPRARH
- a CDS encoding UBP-type zinc finger domain-containing protein → MNDAVGTGGIDPDVPPSGPGCVECEETGGWWFHLRRCALCGHIGCCDDSPSRHATAHFRATGHPVVRSFEPGEDWFWNYATEELCAGGPELAPPTSRPAGQPVPGPAGRVPDDWARTLH
- a CDS encoding ATP-binding protein translates to MSGRIVPCSPWEIGSLFLFEKLRPEQLGRLCAAGRVELFEPGPVYTEGDPATCLFVMIEGTVVLSRRVGADDVEVSRTSQRGVYAGAMQAYLGDRVRQVYRNSMRVTEPTRFFVLPADVFADVMREWFPMAVHLLDGLFFGSKNTQAMIGQRERLLALGSLSAGLTHELNNPAAAAVRATATLRERVAKMRHKLGLIAEGPFSREVLARLVEIQERTAERVAKAPVLSPLEASDREDALTDWLQEHGIGHGWQLAPAFVQAGLDTDWLEQVAAAVGEEILPNAVGWLNYTIETELLMNEIEDSTSRISHLVDAAKQYAQLDRASYRVVDVHELLDSTLLMLSGKRGPGIEVVKDYDRALPPVPAYPAELNQVWTNLVDNAVSAMNDAGGQGTLTVRTARDHERLLVEFRDTGPGIPPEIKDRIFDPFFTTKPVGEGTGLGLDISWRIVVDKHHGTLRVDSVPGDTRFQVLLPLTAGPSGEEPR
- a CDS encoding FAD-dependent oxidoreductase, with protein sequence MAQAAETARTVILTVDDDPGVSRAVARDLRRRYGGAYRIVRAESGESALAALRELKLRGDLVAVILADYRMPRMNGIEFLEQALDVYPGARRVLLTAYADTHAAIDAINVVDLDHYLLKPWDPPEEKLYPVLDDLLQAWHGSACKPVTSTKVVGHRWSARSSAVREFLARNQVPYRWYSVGEPEGRRLLAAAGQDGQRLPLVVTPDGTALVEPEPPELAARVGLATTPAADFYDLVVIGGGPAGLGAAVYGASEGLRTVLVERSATGGQAGQSSRIENYLGFPDGVSGAQLTDRARRQAAKFGAEILTAREVTGLEAGGAARIVRFADGSAIAAHSVILATGVQYRQLPAAGCDGLTGCGVFYGSALTEAASCEGEDIYVVGGANSAGQAAMYLSRFAKSVTLLVRGPDLSASMSHYLIQQIEDAPNISVRCRTVVDEAHGTGRLERLTLRHAVTGEREQVDARWVFVFIGAAPLTDWLDGTVLRDERGFILAGPDLTADGRPPAGWELDRPPYHLETSVPGVFVAGDARAESAKRVASAVGEGAMAVMLVHRYLEQS